The DNA sequence GTCAGCCTTGAAGAGGCTTTAAAGTGTGAGTACCTTATCTTTGCACTTCCTGCTCAAGTCGTTCGTGGCTGGCTTGAGGCGCATTTTACATTTAGTGGTCAAAAAATTCTGGTTGCTGCCAAAGGCATAGAGCAGGGAAGTGGGGCATTTCTGAATGAAATTTTTGCCAAGCATGTTCCCGAAGATCATCTCAGTTTTTTATCGGGTCCATCATTCGCAAGTGAGGTCATGCAAGGACTTCCTACTGCCGTTGTCATTAATTCAACCAATGAAACCCTCTCCAAAGAGTTTGCCGCATTTTTCCCAACATTTATTAAAACGTATACTTCTAAAGATGTCATTGGTGCGGAAGTGTGTGGGGCTTATAAAAATGTTCTTGCCATTGCGAGTGGTATTTGCGATGGACTAAAGCTGGGCAATAATGCAAGAGCGAGTTTAATCGCCCGTGGTCTTGTTGAGATGCGCCGTTTTGGAAAATTCTTTGGTGCGCAGGATGAGACTTTTTTGGGCTTAAGTGGCGCAGGAGATCTTTTTTTAACCGCTTCAAGTACGCTCTCTCGTAACTACCGTGTCGGTCTTTTTTTGGCTGAAGGCAAAAAACTTGAAGATATTTTAAATGAATTAGGTGAAGTGGCAGAGGGTGTGTTTACTTCCGAAGCAATCTTCGAGCTTTCCACTAAACATTCTATTTATACACCCATTGCCCATGAAATAGCACTTATTCTAAAAGGCAAAGAGCCTCGAATAAGCGTGAAAGATTTATTGGCTGATTGATGCTAAAAATCCTACTTACTTGCCTACTTTTTTCTTCGCTTTTGCACGCTAAAACACCTCCTTTGGAAGATATGATTGCCCAGATGATTATGATTGGTTTTGATGGAACCAAAGAGGGTGATAAATGGGTTGACCAAATCGCCAAAGACATTAAGCGTGAAAAGATTGGCGGGGTTTTCTTAATGGATAAAAACATTCAAAGCCCGACACAACTTAAAAAACTCAATGAATATCTCAAATCAGGAGCACCTAAAGGACTTCCTTTAATTGTTGCTGTGGAGCATGAGGGTGGAGAGAAGAGTAATTTTGAAGCTAAAAAAGGCTTTAGTGAAATCCCAAGTGCTTATGAGCTCTTCAAAAGTAAAGATATTTCTGAGACGGAACAACTTTACCAAAAGCTAAGTCAGGATCTTGCTAAAAGCGGTATCAATGTCAACTTTGCGCCCGTGCTTGATCTTCAACCCAAAAGCGATGTCTTTGAAAGCGCAAAATTACAACGAAGTTACTCTAGCTATGAAGAGATCGTTACAACGTATGCAATGCTTTTTATTAATGCGCTTCATGCTGAGGGTGTAATGCCCGTTGTCAAATATTTTCCAACAGCAGGTGCTAATCTTTGGAATAACTTTTCCAGTGAAGAAGATGTCACCAAAACATGGCGTTTTGAACAGTTAAAACCTTATTATGATCTCATCGCTTTTGGTAAAATGGATGCTGTGTTGATGTCGCATGTAATGCACAAAGAGATTGACCCAAAAAATCCAACACTCTTTTCAAAATTGGTTATTCAAGGGCTCCTTCGAGATAAAATGCACTTTGAAGGTGTTGTTTTTGCTGATAATTTGCGAACAAATTCCATTGCAAGCAGTGTTGACTTTAAACAACGCGTCATTCGCTCTATTGATGCAGGTGCAGATATATTAGTCTTTACAAACTATTTTGCAGATAACGCCAGTATGCCTTTTACGATTAATAAAATTATTACCGATGCCATTAAAAATGGAGAGTTAAAAGAGGAGCGCATAGCGCTTTCTTATGAGCGTATTGTGAATTTCAAACAAAAATTATCAAAGCGAGGAAGCCATGTTAATTAAAAATGCTTTTGTATCAACCACGCAAGGTCTTGCGTGTAAAGATGTGCTGATTGAAGAGGGAAAAATCGTTGCAGTTTCAGATCATCTTGATGCATCTACCCATGAAGTCATTGATGCAAGTGGACTTTATCTCCTTCCTGGTCTTATTGATCTTAACGTGCGTTTTTCCAACAGTTGCCTCAATCAAGAGCATATTGATAAGCTTGCCAACAGTTGTTTAAAAGGCGGTGTCACTACGGCGGTGGTTATGTCTGATTTTACGCCTCGACTGGACAGTGCAACGCTGCTTGAGTTGGTTAAATTTAAAATTGATCAAGCCAAAATCACGCTTCAAATCAGTGCTCCACTTGCTGATGAAAAAGAAGATCAGCTTCATAATATCGCTACGCTTTTAAACAATGGTGCAGCGGCAATCTTAGCAGACTCTCATCGTAATGCAAACTTACTTCGTCGAGGCATGCAATACGCTACAATGAAAAAAAGACCTTTCTTTGTGCAATGTTACGAGCCAAATTTGGATGACAATGGTTTGATGAATGATGGTGTTATCGCTTCTAAATTAGGGCTTTCTGGCATTTCAAAAATCTCTGAAACTGCCGAAGTGGCAAAGCTTTCAGAACTCGCACGTTTTTATGGTGCAACCGTCGTGTTAAAATCACTCTCAACCAAGCGTTCATTAGAGATTGCAAAAGAGCATAAAGCACTTCAATCTAAGCTTTACACCGAAGTTTCTATTCATCATCTGAGCAAAAATGATAGCAGTTGCGATGGTTTTAATACCTATGCAAAACTGATGCCACCGCTTCGCGAGGAAACAGAGCGACAAGCTTTAGTTGGAGCACTCAAAGAGGGGTTAATCGATGTTCTGACTTCCTCACATTCACCAAAGTCCATTTTGTATAAAGATGTAGCATTTGAGGATGCGGCATTTGGTATTGGCTCTATTGAAGAGTTTTTAACACTTGCGTATACATTCTTGGTTAAAAATGATGTCATTGCTCTTGGTGAACTGATCCGTATTTGTTGTCAAAACCCAGCTGAAGTATTGGGACTTTCTCATACAAAAGGTGCCATTAGCGTGGGATACGATGCCGATTTAGTTTTATTTGACCCTAAAGAGAGCTATACCGTGACCAACAAACATTCACTTTACTGTGGCAATACTCTTTATGGAAAAGTCAAAAAAGTTGTTGTGGACGGAAAGTTACTGCTAAATCAATAAAAGACGCGTGAGAGGTAAAGTCCACACGCTGGTATAAGTGATGTGGACACTTTCATTTGACGATCACGCTGTGCGATAAGATCATTAAAACTGAGCAATCCCTCAGATGCTTTGAGCAAACTTCCACACATCATACGCACTTGTGATCGCAAAAAGGCATCTCCTATAAAATAGATAATAATAAGATTTTTATACCGATACGCCCCTGCTTTAAAGATGGTACGCTCATCTTTCGTTGTACCCCCACCCAGTTTTTTAAAATACTCAAAGTTATGAAATCCAACAAAAACTTGTGCATAATCATTTAATTTCATAACATCTAGTGGTTTTACATGGTAGGCATAATTGGCTAAAAAAGGCTGATACGCACCATCATATAAGACATAGCGATAAAGTCTTTTTTTTGCATCAAAACGGGCATGAAACGAAGAATCAACGTGTGTAATACTCTGAATGAAAATGTAAGGTTTTAAAAAGCCATTCAGATGGGATTGAAGTTTTGAAAGATCACTCCAAAAAGAGGGGAGGTCTACATGTAAGACTTGGTGCATTGCATGAACACCTGTGTCTGTTCGTCCACTTCCTACAAGTGTCGCATCAACATTCACACGCCTAAAAGCTCTTGTAATGGCCCCCGCAACGCTCTGTGTTGTGATTGTTTCGTTTTTTTGGATTTGGAAGCCATGAAAAGCACTTCCATCATAACTTACAGTAATTTTAACACGCATAGAAATTTAAAAAACAGCACGAATGCGCTTTTGATAGATTTTATAAGCGATAAAAAAAGTTATAAGGAAAACAACGAGTGGTGCGATTTGTGGCTGCCACGTTGAAACGAGAGTTGTTAGAATAAGATAGATAGAGATCGTTGCAAACATGGCGATATAGATACCACCTTTGTTATAACGATACGTCACAATACCAATACTGAGTGCAATAAACGTTGAGGCAATAGGGAAAAGTGCAATAAGCAAGAAAAATGAAAGATCGTATGCGCGTCTTGAATCAACAAAAACACCATCCCAATACTCTTTGATACTTTGCATGGCTCCAACAGCGGTTTTTGGTTGTGAGTTGATGTGCATACGTTCAAAATCGACTTGTTGAATAGCATCTTTTGTAAACTCAAAAATTTTCCCTTGTTCAAGGTTAAGTCTAAGGACGCCTTTTTCATTGTCAATTATTGCATTGGAGGCAATAATAAGCTTTTCATCTTCTTTTTGAGTGGCGACTTGGTAGAGCGTCACACCACTGTAAAGTTTGTTGTCATCGCTGTGTTCAATATAAACTAACCAATCAGCAAATTTTTGACCAAATTCATTGGCTTTGATATTAAATTTTGCTTCGGCTTTTTTGTACTCTAAAAAGTTCGCATTGAGCTGTTTTGAAATAGGGATAAGCACAAAAATATCAAGAATTAGTAAAAATGAGAGTATGGAGGAGAGTGATAAAAAGAGTTGTGCAATTTTTTTAGGATTGTAGCCGAGCGTAAAAAGGACAATAGTCTCATTCTCTTTGGAGAGGTTAAAAAGTGTGATACAAAGCGCAATAAAAAACGTAATAGGAAGTGTATAGACCAATGTTTTAGGCAAAAGGTAGATATAAAGTGTTCCTAGCTCTAAAAAGTTCATCTTGATAATGGCTGTAAGTGCCGTAATTTTGATAAAAAAGACCACCGATGTGATAAAAAAGAGAATAAAAAATAACGAGCTAAAGAGCTCACTAAAATGTTGTAAAAGATAGCGACTAACTCTATTCATAGATTAATTCCAGTATATGTAAAATGGGTGTATCAAAAAGCCATGTGATTAAAAGACCAAGGGCTAAAAAAGGTATAAAGGGAAGTTCCAAGCCACGTTTGCGCAGAAGCATAAACGCTATTAGCGCAATAACGGCCGCAATGTAAATAGCAACAAATCCCAGCTTTATGCCAAGCAGGGCTCCCATGATACCCGCAATGATAATATCCGCTTCTCCCATAACCTCTTTTTTTGCAAGTGCCGAGACAAGAAAGCGTAAAAGGGTAAATGCACCCATAAATAAGAGCCCATTTTGCAGTGCTACCAGAGGATTACCAACACAAAAAGCGATGAGAAGTGCTGGCAGGCTGAGAGCATCAGGAACCGCTTTAAAGCGAAGATCAATGATGCTCAGTGCCAATAAAAGGGCTAAAACACTGCCGACTAAAAGTGCTTGAAGAACATTCTCTAGGCGTAGATAACAAAGCCCATACAAAAGGGCAGAGCAGAGTTCTACGAGAGGATATTGAAAAGAGATGCTTTCATGACAAAAAGCGCATTTTCCGCGCAGAGCAAGCCATGAAAAGAGCGGGATATTGTGGTACCATTTGAGCGGATGAAGGCATGATGGACAGTGTGAGGCAGGAAAATTGATGCTCATATTTTTTGGCATGCGCAAAATAGCGACATTTAAAAACGATCCAATACAAAGTCCAAAAAGTACGATCAAAATGCCTTCCATAACCCACTAACCCTTTAAATCTAATACCATATCGCTCAGATCAAAAAGAGGTTTAATCTCTTTTTGCAGAGTAAGGTGTGTAATGATACCTAATTTCGCACTCTCTTTTTGCAAATAATGGAAACTTTTCTCATACATTGCGCTTATATGAAGCTCTGTTTGGCTTAAAATGCCCCATAGTGGCCCTAAATGCTCAAAAGCAAGGTAAATAAGAAGCGTTTCATCTGTCTGCTTTTGAAACTGCACCATGACTTTTTTTCCTTGGTGAATTAAAGGGATATGAATGGTTGCTTTTGAGAGGGCTAGAAGCATATAGCCGTATATTTTAAAAAGCTCCTTTGAGAGCTGTTCGTTGCTGAGTTGTTTAAGTAAAAAAGCCTTGAAATCATTGAAACTAAAGCTTTTTCTCTCAAATAACTGTTCAATGGAGATCGGTAAAAAATAAGCTTCATTTTCAAAAAGTTGTGGCTGTCTGTAAAGGTTTGAAATAGTTAAGATGCCACCTTTACTCTCAAAAAAATTTGCCCAGTATTTTTGCCCAACTTTAAGGTTTTGATTGCTTTTAGTGGTCAGCTCTTTTCGTCCAATTTTCAAACGATAACGCAAGGCATCTATCTGTTTGAGTACTTCAATGGTTACAGGTAAATTGGCATTAAAATTGATACTAGAACTACTGGTATGCCCAATATCTTGACCAATTCCTGCTAATTTATGAAGCGTAGAGATCATAGGTGTGAACACTGCTCCACAATCTGTTCAGCGATCTCAAATTTACCTGCTAAGGCAAATTTTTGGACATGCGAAGTGGTGATAAAACTGATCTCATTTTTAGTGCTTCCAAAAGTGTTATGATCTTTAAGGACATTAAGACATACCGCATCTAGACCTTTTTTTTCTAGCATGGCACCTGCATTACCAAGCGCTTTGCTTTCATCCATCTCTGCTTTAAAGCCGATGACTTTGAAGCCTTTTTTAGGAAGGGATGAGAGCACATCGATATTGCGTTTAAGCTCTAAGCTATAGGTCTCACCCAACTCTTCTTTTTTGAGTTTGCCCTCATGCGTTTTGATAGGTACAAAATCACTCACGGCTGCTGCCATGAGAAGATAAGGGGTTTTATCGTTTTTATTCACATATTGCATTTGAGAGAGAAGGGCACTTTGAAGCTCATACGTGCTTTTTACATGTAACGTATTGATCGCATTAACCATAGGTGTTTCACCACTGCTGATGAGTGTGACATTGGCACCTTTGAGGTAAAATGCAAGAGCAAGGGCTGAGGCTTGTTTTCCGCTGGAAAAGTTGGTGAGGCATCTCACATCATCAATTTTCTCCATGGTGCCACCACCCGTGATAATGACTTCTCGATCAACCCAAAAAGACTCTTTGAGAAGTAGCCTAGCGCATGTGTAGAAAATTTGCTCAACATCAGCAAGCGCACCTACACCTTCGTCATTACACGCAAGTAATTTGGATTGCGGGGCGATGATTTGATAACCAAGTGAGATAAGTTTGGTAAGGCTCTCTTGTGTGATAGGGTTTAGCATCATATTAGTATTAGCCGATGGGGCTAGAACAATAGTTTTAGTAAATGCGATCGCCGTTTGTGTTAAAAGGTTGTCTGCAATGCCATGAGCGAGTTTATTGATCGTATTAACCGAAGCAGGGGCTATAATGAAAAGGTTCGCCCATTTACCCGTGTGAATGTGACTAAGCCCTTCACTCCACGATTCTGTTTCTACATGTAAAACCTTATTTTGACTGATCGCTTCAAAGGTAAGAGGCGTGATAAAACGCTTGGCATCTTCGCTCATAAGCACCTTAACTTCAGCTCCCGCTTTGATAAAAAGGCGAATAAGCTCTAATGCTTTATAGATCGCAATGCTTCCAGTTACGCCTAAAAGGATTTTTTTACCCAAGAGTTGGTTGTTACGCATCTTTTTTTCCAAAAAATTTATAGAAGAATCCCTCAATGATTTTAAGCGGTTCACGGTTGATCGCTAGGGCTCCTTTAGGGATGTCTTTGGTTACAGTTGTACCTGAAGCAATGAGGACATCATCCGCAATGGTAACAGGCGCAACAAGTTGAGTATCGCTACCGACGAAAACATTTTTGCCGATGATGGTTTTGTATTTTGCTTTACCATCGTAGTTACATGTAATCGTCCCACAGCCGATGTTCGTTCCCTCATCAATGGTAGCGTCACCCAAATAACTCAGATGTCCCGCTTTAACCCCTTTGAGAGTGGACTTTTTAATCTCGACAAAATTGCCAATGTGTGTATCTTCGATGATTGAGTCTGGTCGAACACGAGCCATAGGCCCTATGTCAGAGTTTTTGATGACACTTTTTTCAATGACCGAGTGCGCTTTAATATGCGCATTTTCTAGCATCGTTCCTTTAAGCAATGTGACACCATTTTCAAGTTTACATTCACCTTTTATCTGCACATCCGCTTCAATGTAGATGGTTTGAGGTAAGCGCATACTCACACCTTGTTCCATAAAACGGCGTTTAATGCGATCTTGCATCAACTCTTCGGCTTGGGAGAGGTGATATTTAGAGTTGACACCCATAAAGGTTGCTTCATCCACAAAAAGGGCTTTTACTGTTTTGTTCTCGACATTGGCTAAAGCAATTAAGTCCGTGATGTAATACTCTTTTTGACTGTTTTGGTTGGAAAGTTTAGGAAGATTCTCTTTTAGAAAATCGGTCTTAAAGAGGTAAACACCCGCATTTACGGCAGTTACTTTTTTCTCTTCAACACTCGCATCTTTCTCTTCAACGATTTTTTCCACGTTATAATGGGCATCCATAATGACACGCCCATAGCCAAATGGCTCTTTACATGTAAACGCACTCATGACAACGTCTGCTTCTAAATGTGTAAAATTTTGCATATTTTCTGCTTCAAGCAAAGGCATATCGCCATTGAGTACCAGCAAACGCTCATATTTTGGTACAACACCACGGATCGCACCACCCGTACCTGGGAAGTTTTGATGGTCTTGTATGCTATAGTGGATATTTTTAAAATGACGGTTCATTTTTTCTTGAACAAGGTCTGCTTGGTGGTATAAAATAACATGGATGTCGTCGCTGATCTTTTGTGCCTCTTTGATGATGTGGTATAACATCTCAAAGCCGCTGATCTCATGAAGTACCTTTGGAAGTGTGGACTTCATGCGAGTTCCAAGCCCCGCAGCCATAATCGCAATTGAAATATTCATTAATTGTGTTCCTAAGAGTCAGATTAAATCTATTTTAACGAAAAGTTGTTTAAAGATTAAAACGTTTTTAACGCAAAACCAACTAAAATCACAAGATAATATTAAAGGAAGCCATTTGAAGAACGCGAAGAGAATTTTACTTTTACTCTTGATTTGTATGACACCGATGGCTTTTGGTGCCGATACAATCCCTACGGTCAATCTTTCTCTCAGCGCACCTAACTCACCTCAACAGTTGGTAACCAGCCTTAACCTCGTTCTTGTTTTAACCATTCTGGTCTTAGCGCCTTCACTCATCTTTATGATGACCAGCTTTTTACGTCTTTTGATCGTCTTCTCTTTTTTGCGTCAAGCTCTTGGAACACAGCAAATGCCGCCATCTCAAGTGATGGTCTCTTTGGCGATGATTTTGACGTTTTTTATTATGGAACCGGTGATGAAAGAGTCGTATGAGGTCGCCATAAAGCCTTATTTGGCAGAAAAGATGAGTTACCAAGATGCATTTGAGAAAGGCTCTGCCCCTTTTAAAGCGTTTATGATTCGCAATACGCGTGAAAAAGACTTAGCGCTTTTCTTTCGTATTCGTAACCTTGAAAACCCTAAAAACATTGAAGATGTACCTTTGACCGTGGCAATGCCAGCATTTATGATCAGTGAGCTAAAGACTGCTTTTGAGATCGGCTTTTTGCTTTACTTGCCATTTCTTGTTATCGACATGGTGGTCAGTTCCGTTTTGATGGCAATGGGTATGATGATGCTCCCTCCTGTTATGATCTCACTTCCTTTTAAACTCTTGATTTTTGTTCTTGTTGATGGATGGAATCTTTTGGTGCAAAAACTCGTGGAGAGTTTCCATTAACGCTCACTCTATTAAAAATACTCCAATAGGTTTTGAACTTCACCATCCGCTTTTTGATGCAACCATTTTAAGACAAGGTGCGCAACTGATTCATTTTCAGCCTAAAGGTGGCGAGCCACTTTTTTGGAGTGCGGAGCTTTCAACGTTTGAAAAAGGCAAAGCATTTCGAGGTGGCATTCCTCTGTGTTGGCCGTGGTTTGGAAAAGCGGGCAGCCCCGCTCATGGATTTGCTCGTATTTTAGAGTGGGATTTGATCAAACATGAAGAAAGCGAAGAGGGTGTGCAACTCATCTTTGAACTGCATGACTCCGCAACGACACGTGCTCTGTGGTCTTATGCGTTTACCACACGACTCGAAATGAACTTGGGGCGCGATGTTGAACTCTCTTTACATGTAAACGCAGAAAAAGAGAGCACCGCTGCACTTCACTCCTACTTTATATGTAAGCATATTAACGATGTGAAAGTGATAGGGCTTGGTCGCACTTATAACGACTCATTACAAAATGGAGCGTCGTGTAAAAGTGGAGATGAATTTTTACATGTTAATCAAACCATTGATCGTATTTACACACATCCAGAGCCAGAAACTCTGCTTCAAGAGAATGATCGTACCATAAGCATTTTTCACGAAAATCATAGCGATGTTGTTGTGTGGAATCCATGGCTTGAGGGTAGTTCAAAACTAGCTGATATGAAAGAGGATGACTATACACAAATGCTTTGCATTGAAAGTGCGAGAATCACAGAGCCTTTGAAGTGCCAAGATCGTTTACATGTAAAGATCAAAACCCTTTTGCTGCTTTAAAATACTATCAAAAAGTTTTTGTGCTTCTTGGAGCATTTTTTCATTCTGTTTTTGGGCTTTTTCTAAAATCTTATCAAGGCTTTTTAAAATTGAATTGTTTGTATAATTTTGTGTATTGAGATCTTTGATAGTTGGTAGTTTACTGTTGATGTCATAAGCCGTATTGGTTGTTTTTGCTTGCGTTGTTGGACTGTCGCTTTCTTGTACATTTTTAAGATATTCGTCCATCATTGGCTGGATGACTTTCATTGCCGCATCAATCTCTTTTTGATCGTTTGCATCAATACCATCGCCTTTATAATGGAAATTGTAGCCATACGCATGGGTAAGTGTCATCGTTGTTGTTTGTGTTTTACCGTCACTTGCTTGTGAGAGTTCGGTTGAGCGTTCATCATACATACTAAGATCAATCACGTCACCACTGCTGGTTTGAAGAGAAAATCCAAAGGTGTTTGAACTGTAGCTTGCGGCATTGATACTTTGCATGATGACTCCTTAATGATTAGAACCTAAATCGGCACAAATCATTTTTATTTAACTATCAAAACCACTGTAAAATTTGCGCTCTTTTGAGACAACGATCTCTTTTTGACGTTCTTTTTTGTGCATATCTTTTTCCACAAAAAGAGGCTTTCGCGTTATAGGGTGTAAGCCTGTATAGTACATGAGTGTTGCATAGGTTGAAGGCGTTGGTGTAAAGATCTGCGCTTGTTCAGGATTGATTTTTAACACATTGCTCGCAAACTGCTTTAAGGAGTGCATGTGCTTCTCTTCACAACCTGGGTGTGCGGCAATGAGGTAGTAGGTTAAAAACTGTTTTTTACCAGACTCACGGCTCAATCTATCAAAAAGTGCTTTAAACTCGACTAAGGACTCTTTTCCGGGTTTCCCCATCAGTGCTAAAATTTCATCGTCGATGTGCTCGGGGGCGATTTTCATCTGACCGCTGAGGTGATGCTCAACAATCTCTTTAAGATACTCATACCCATAAGACTTATCATCGCTAATAAGATCATAACGAATACCCGAAGCGACAAACGCTTTTTTAATGCCGGGGAGTGCTCTTACTTTGCGTAGGAGATCAAGTTGTTTTTTATGCGTTGGTTTGAGTGCTTTGCAGAGTTTTGGGAACATACAACTTTTATCTTCACATGTTCCTTTGGAGAGTTTTTTAGAACACTCGTAACCGTACATATTTGCCGTTGGTCCTCCAAGATCGGAGATAATGCCTTTAAAATCCTTGTACGTGGTAAAGTGTTTTGCTTCTTTGAGAATGGAATCTTCACTACGGCTTCTGATGGTTCTGCCTTGATGTACGCTAATTGCGCAAAAGCTGCATTCACCATAACAGCCTTGATGCGTTGAAATGGAAAATTTAATCGTCTCCAGCGCTTTAACCGCGCCATCTTTTTTATGGTAAGGGTGAACATCTCGCATAAAAGGAAGCGCGCTTACTTCATCCATCTCTTCTGTGGTTAAGTAAAGTGCAGGCGGGTTTTGAATGAGGTAGCGAGCATCCACTTTTTGGCAAAGCCCTTTGGCTGAGATAGGGTCATTGTTGTGGTAAAAGATGTCGAACATGTCCATAAATTTGAGCTTATCCGCAAGCGTTTCATCGTGGCTTGGAAGCGTTAAATACTCCTCTTTTGGCTCTTTTGAAATGTAGCATAACCCTTTTACATGTAAAGGCTCAATCCCCTTTTTTAGGGCATCTGCAAACTCAACAATGCTCTTATCTGCCATGCCATACAGGAGATAATCAGCCTTGGCGTCGAACAAAATGGGTTTGCGAAGTTTGTTGCTCCAAAAATCATAATGTGTCACACGTCTAAGACTCGCTTCAATGCCGCCTAGCATAATAGGCACCGTGTTTTTAAAGTTTTGGCGGATAAGGTTGGTGTAAACAAGGCTCGCTCGATCAGGTCGTTTGTTATTGATACCACCAGGGGTATAATCATCAGAATTGCGAAATCTCTTTGTAGCTGTGTAGTTCGACACAAGCGAATCCACACTGCCGCCACTGACACCCCAAAAGAGCTTTGGCTCACCCAAACGGCTAATATCATCTTTACATGTAATGTCGGGTTGCCCGATAATGCCTACTTTATAGCCCGCTTTTTCCAATACACGCCCTACGACAGAAACGCCCATGTAAGGGCTGTCTATATAGGCATCAGAGGTGATGAGAATGACATCAAGTTGTTTCCATCCTCGATCCAACATCTCTTCGTGTGTGGTTGGTAAAAACATAGGCTTCCTAGTCGTTAGATAATAGGTGAAAA is a window from the Sulfurospirillum oryzae genome containing:
- the glmU gene encoding bifunctional UDP-N-acetylglucosamine diphosphorylase/glucosamine-1-phosphate N-acetyltransferase GlmU, encoding MNISIAIMAAGLGTRMKSTLPKVLHEISGFEMLYHIIKEAQKISDDIHVILYHQADLVQEKMNRHFKNIHYSIQDHQNFPGTGGAIRGVVPKYERLLVLNGDMPLLEAENMQNFTHLEADVVMSAFTCKEPFGYGRVIMDAHYNVEKIVEEKDASVEEKKVTAVNAGVYLFKTDFLKENLPKLSNQNSQKEYYITDLIALANVENKTVKALFVDEATFMGVNSKYHLSQAEELMQDRIKRRFMEQGVSMRLPQTIYIEADVQIKGECKLENGVTLLKGTMLENAHIKAHSVIEKSVIKNSDIGPMARVRPDSIIEDTHIGNFVEIKKSTLKGVKAGHLSYLGDATIDEGTNIGCGTITCNYDGKAKYKTIIGKNVFVGSDTQLVAPVTIADDVLIASGTTVTKDIPKGALAINREPLKIIEGFFYKFFGKKDA
- the fliP gene encoding flagellar type III secretion system pore protein FliP (The bacterial flagellar biogenesis protein FliP forms a type III secretion system (T3SS)-type pore required for flagellar assembly.), with the translated sequence MTPMAFGADTIPTVNLSLSAPNSPQQLVTSLNLVLVLTILVLAPSLIFMMTSFLRLLIVFSFLRQALGTQQMPPSQVMVSLAMILTFFIMEPVMKESYEVAIKPYLAEKMSYQDAFEKGSAPFKAFMIRNTREKDLALFFRIRNLENPKNIEDVPLTVAMPAFMISELKTAFEIGFLLYLPFLVIDMVVSSVLMAMGMMMLPPVMISLPFKLLIFVLVDGWNLLVQKLVESFH
- a CDS encoding D-hexose-6-phosphate mutarotase — protein: MDGIFWCKNSWRVSINAHSIKNTPIGFELHHPLFDATILRQGAQLIHFQPKGGEPLFWSAELSTFEKGKAFRGGIPLCWPWFGKAGSPAHGFARILEWDLIKHEESEEGVQLIFELHDSATTRALWSYAFTTRLEMNLGRDVELSLHVNAEKESTAALHSYFICKHINDVKVIGLGRTYNDSLQNGASCKSGDEFLHVNQTIDRIYTHPEPETLLQENDRTISIFHENHSDVVVWNPWLEGSSKLADMKEDDYTQMLCIESARITEPLKCQDRLHVKIKTLLLL
- a CDS encoding YgiQ family radical SAM protein — translated: MFLPTTHEEMLDRGWKQLDVILITSDAYIDSPYMGVSVVGRVLEKAGYKVGIIGQPDITCKDDISRLGEPKLFWGVSGGSVDSLVSNYTATKRFRNSDDYTPGGINNKRPDRASLVYTNLIRQNFKNTVPIMLGGIEASLRRVTHYDFWSNKLRKPILFDAKADYLLYGMADKSIVEFADALKKGIEPLHVKGLCYISKEPKEEYLTLPSHDETLADKLKFMDMFDIFYHNNDPISAKGLCQKVDARYLIQNPPALYLTTEEMDEVSALPFMRDVHPYHKKDGAVKALETIKFSISTHQGCYGECSFCAISVHQGRTIRSRSEDSILKEAKHFTTYKDFKGIISDLGGPTANMYGYECSKKLSKGTCEDKSCMFPKLCKALKPTHKKQLDLLRKVRALPGIKKAFVASGIRYDLISDDKSYGYEYLKEIVEHHLSGQMKIAPEHIDDEILALMGKPGKESLVEFKALFDRLSRESGKKQFLTYYLIAAHPGCEEKHMHSLKQFASNVLKINPEQAQIFTPTPSTYATLMYYTGLHPITRKPLFVEKDMHKKERQKEIVVSKERKFYSGFDS